A genomic window from Pseudonocardia broussonetiae includes:
- a CDS encoding DUF5130 family protein — translation MAAGEGHGHGQVAVPEDLPPGTVVTSSGRVSAAEVFTEPDRDAQPFTPVQLTRLDEALTLASRETGLRFSVYLGDLGPDVTARVAELHSQLEGSGEAVLVAVSPEQRVVEVLTGAEARVRLPDRGAKLAVMSMVASFREGDLLGGLLSGLRMLADQAGGRRRTR, via the coding sequence GTGGCAGCTGGTGAGGGACACGGACACGGTCAGGTCGCGGTCCCCGAGGACCTGCCGCCGGGCACCGTCGTCACGTCGTCGGGACGCGTGTCCGCGGCCGAGGTCTTCACCGAGCCCGACCGCGACGCCCAGCCGTTCACGCCCGTGCAGCTCACCCGGCTCGACGAGGCGCTCACGCTCGCCAGCCGCGAGACCGGCCTGCGCTTCTCGGTCTACCTGGGCGACCTCGGGCCCGACGTCACCGCCCGCGTCGCCGAGCTGCACTCCCAGCTGGAGGGCTCCGGCGAGGCGGTGCTCGTGGCGGTCAGCCCCGAGCAGCGGGTCGTGGAGGTGCTCACCGGCGCCGAGGCGCGCGTGCGCCTGCCCGACCGCGGCGCGAAGCTCGCCGTGATGAGCATGGTGGCCTCGTTCCGCGAGGGCGACCTCCTCGGCGGGCTGCTCAGCGGCCTGCGCATGCTGGCCGACCAGGCCGGGGGCCGGCGGCGCACGCGCTGA
- a CDS encoding RibD family protein, whose product MDDATPARLVLSGPEDLDRVDDVRAGVDAILVGAGTVRADDPRLLVRSAARRDARVARGLPETPLRVVLSRGGPLDPAARVFTGPPTLVLTTGAAPDVPAAVETVSDLPAALALLHERGVRRLLVEGGAAVHTAFLAAGLVDELHLAVAPLLVGSGPPFVHPAAFPADRWRLAGVDTVGDVAVLRLLRGPA is encoded by the coding sequence ATCGACGACGCCACGCCCGCGCGGCTGGTGCTCTCGGGCCCCGAGGACCTCGACCGCGTCGACGACGTGCGCGCCGGCGTCGACGCGATCCTCGTCGGGGCGGGCACCGTCCGCGCCGACGACCCGCGCCTGCTCGTGCGCTCGGCCGCCCGCCGTGACGCGCGGGTCGCCCGCGGGCTCCCGGAGACGCCGCTGCGGGTCGTGCTCTCCCGCGGCGGCCCGCTCGACCCGGCCGCGCGCGTGTTCACCGGCCCCCCGACGCTGGTGCTGACGACGGGCGCGGCGCCGGACGTCCCGGCAGCGGTGGAGACCGTCTCCGACCTCCCCGCGGCGCTCGCGCTGCTGCACGAGCGCGGGGTGCGGCGGCTGCTCGTGGAGGGCGGCGCGGCCGTGCACACCGCGTTCCTCGCGGCCGGGCTCGTCGACGAGCTGCACCTCGCCGTGGCCCCGCTGCTGGTCGGCTCCGGGCCGCCGTTCGTGCACCCCGCCGCGTTCCCCGCCGACCGCTGGCGGCTCGCGGGCGTCGACACCGTCGGCGACGTCGCCGTCCTGCGC